Proteins encoded in a region of the Podarcis muralis chromosome 4, rPodMur119.hap1.1, whole genome shotgun sequence genome:
- the RIOX2 gene encoding ribosomal oxygenase 2, giving the protein MPKKGGRRAATEKEQRLPCKQAKVEAISPWLMKCDHPESVFESLIFPVKQDEFFREYWEQKPLLLQREEPSVALYYQSLFHLTDLKDMVKEGLYYGRDINVCRSMNGKKKIFNKDGKVSYEQLKKDFDQKKATIQFHQPQRFKDELWRIQEKLECYFGSLVGSNVYITPPGSQGLPPHYDDVEVFILQLEGKKHWRLYKPTVHLAQEYNTEPEEKIGTPTHDFILKPGDLLYFPRGTIHQADTPPGISHSTHVTISTYQNNSWRDFLLDVVPGLVLDTAKEDVDFRKSIPRQLLMKADLSDSPKQLSGFLRCLADRLENGRELRSSDMKKDFIMNRLPPFLGTSFDSLAPGGALPKIDSTIRLRFKDYTVITVEPDLLEESRKEMVFVYHSLKNKREVHMMGDEDMNEDGIAETHGLRFPLSHMDALKQIWSGNTVRVKELNLTSDAEKENLVVSLWSESLIEVV; this is encoded by the exons ATGCCCAAGAAAGGAGGGAGACGAGCTGCAACAGAGAAGGAACAACGTTTGCCATGTAAACAAGCAAAAGTGGAAGCAATCTCCCCTTGGCTTATGAAATGTGACCATCCAGAGAGCGTATTTGAAAGTTTGATCTTTCCtgtcaaacaagatgaatttttcAGAGAATATTGGGAGCAGAAGCCATTGCTGCTTCAGAGAGAGGAGCCTTCTGTGGCATTGTACTACCAGTCTCTTTTTCACTTAACTGACCTGAAAGACATGGTCAAAGAGGGTTTGTACTATGGAAGGGACATTAATGTCTGCAGAAGTATGAATgggaaaaaaaagatttttaacaAAGATGGCAAAGTCAGCTATGAACAGCTGAAGAAAGACTTTGACCAGAAAAAGGCTACAATACAATTTCACCAGCCCCAGAGATTTAAG gatGAGCTCTGGAGAATCCAGGAGAAGCTGGAATGCTACTTCGGCTCATTGGTTGGATCTAACGTTTACATTACCCCTCCAGGGTCCCAAGGCCTGCCGCCACACTATGATGATGTTGAG GTGTTTATCCTACAGTTGGAAGGAAAGAAGCACTGGCGACTCTATAAGCCTACTGTACATTTAGCTCAAGAATACAACACTGAGCCCGAGGAGAAGATAGGGACCCCAACTCACGACTTCATATTAAAG CCAGGAGACCTGCTATATTTTCCAAGGGGGACCATACATCAAGCTGACACACCTCCTGGGATatcgcattctactcatgtgaccATCAGCACCTATCAGAACAA CTCTTGGAGAGATTTTTTGCTGGACGTGGTTCCTGGACTAGTGTTGGATACGGCGAAAGAGGATGTTGACTTTCGGAAGAGCATTCCAAGGCAGTTACTGATG AAGGCGGATTTATCTGATTCACCCAAGCAATTAAGTGGCTTCCTGAGATGCCTTGCAGACCGTCTGGAAAATGGTAGAGAATTGAGGTCATCCGACATGAAAAAAGATTTCATTATGAACAGATTACCTCCTTTCTTGGGGACTAGCTTTGACTCTCTGGCTCCAG GTGGAGCACTACCAAAAATAGACAGTACAATCAGGTTACGGTTTAAAGACTACACAGTAATTACAGTGGAACCAGACCTTTTG GAAGAGTCTCGCAAAGAAATGGTTTTTGTCTATCACTCTTTAAAGAACAAGAGGGAAGTTCATATGATGGGGGATGAGGATATGAATGAGGATGGAATAGCAgag ACTCATGGGTTACGATTTCCGCTCTCACATATGGATGCGTTGAAGCAAATTTGGAGCGGTAACACTGTCCGTGTTAAAGAATTGAATTTGACTTCAGATGCAGAAAAAGAGAACTTGGTGGTATCATTGTGGAGTGAATCGCTCATTGAAGTAGTCTAG